Part of the Gemmatimonadaceae bacterium genome, GCGACTCCGTCGTAGCTGCCGAGCGCTTCCTCGAAGCTCCATGCCGCCAGCCGGCGGAAGTATCGCTCTGTTTCGATGTCGTCTTCATCAACGCAGCACCAGGCAGCACGAAGCAGAATATCCGCAATCTGGCGCGCTTCGCCTCCCTGCCACTTAGCGACCTTCGCTGCGGCTTCATATTTCACCGACCCTGATGTGCTTGATGGAGCATGAGGAGCAAGCTCATTCAAAACGTGCTCCTTGACGAGCGGGCTGACTTCAGTAGCTCCTGAAAAGTCTCGCTCGCCGCCCGAGTACCCGCATTCGTCACACATATGAATGAGATAGGCCAGGGGCTGTGTTCCCGACGCGCACTCATGGAAATCCGTCCGCTTACCACCAAAGGCATTCGTTGAAACGACCGCCTGGGAGTGAAAACTGTGCCGACAGATTGGACAACAAAGTTCTATCTGACGGAGAGTCGTCATATCACCTCGAGATGCAATCCGAAAGGGACAAGGGGAAATTCTGTGCCAGCTTTTTTGTCAAGGTTGGGTTAGGTCGCTCTTGTTCGGAATTTCCTTCGAACGTATTTTCTCGCATCCAAAAGCGCGCCGCGCTAAAATGAACTCCTCGCGACCTGGTCGTTGATGCTGATTAACCTGCTGCCTGATTTCTTCGCAGTTCTTAACAGCACCGATCGCATCGCGGCATACCACCGCTACTTCGACACTCACCGCAACATCCTCCAGGCTTACTGGTCAAATTACGTCCTCGATCCCGATGGACCGCATTTCGCCGACGTAGCTCGATCAGCCGCTCTCGCCGGCCGAGGAGACCTCCGGACAATGCTCGAGAGAATCGATGTTGTTTCTCTCGCCAGAAATGCCGAAGAACAGTGTCGGGCTCTCCTCGATGTCGATTCCGATATCGATGTCGTGCTGATGGTCGGCGTCGGGGCAGCCAATGCAGGCGAACTGGTAGTAAACGGACGGGGAATTGCCTTCGTGTGTCTCGAGCACTTTACCAGTGTCACAAACCCCGAGACCCACGGGCTGGGACTCGACCCCGAGCTCATCCCCCTTTGGCTTGCCCACGAAATCGCGCACGCTGTTCGCTACACTTCACCCGAAAGCCGAAGCGAAATGCGCCAGGCTATTGAAGAGATGGGGGGCTACTACTCCTATTGGGAGACGGGAAAACGGGTAAGTCTTCGCGAGCTGCTCATCAACGAGGGCATTGCAGTTCACGTTTCTCGCGTAATCAGTCCGGGCCATGCTGCCTGGGAGTACTTCGGTTATGACCGTCGCGAATATGCCCGTATTCGTGAAATGGAGCCCGTGGTGGCCCGGGCATTGTCAGCCGAGCTTGACAGTGCAGGTCTCGGACTGCGCCTGAAATACCTCTCCGAGGGCATGACAGACGAGAGGAGGCGGGTCGGCGATCAAATTCTGCCCGAGCGGGCAGGCTATTATGTCGGCGCAAAGATGGCCGAGCATGCAATTGCCACCAGAGGCTACGCGTGGACTGCGAGGGCTGGCGCCCAGGAAATAATGGCGAGCGCTGGAGAGGCAGCAGAGAGCGCTTAGTCGGTTATTTCCCTACACAGAAGGCACTGAACACTCGCTCCAGAACATCCTCGGTGCTCACTGCACCGATCAGTGTCTCCAATGCGATTGCTGCCGTTCGAAGGTGTACTGCCGCTACTGGTGCAGGAAGAGACTCAGCCGTCCACACGGATTTGAACTCAGCAATTTCGGCACGGGCGACATTGATCCCCTGAACATGCCTTGCCCGCACCAGCACAGGCAGCTCCGGCGTGAGCTCTCCATAAGTCTCGGTAAGGACAACGTCAATTTCATTCTGAAGGCGGTCCAGTCCTTCGCCCGTCACAGCACTGACACTGATGTACCTCGGTTGTTCTGCATCTGACCGTTCGAGCATTTCGTTTACACAGAGATCACTCTTCGTCAGAACCGAAATTACTGGCGCCGACGAAATCCGCGACAGAATCAAACCAACTCGCTTCATGGAGTCTTTGCTTTCGCCACAGGCGAGTAGAATATGAGCTCGAGCTACATACCTCTCGCTCATCTCAATTCCGAGCAGTTCCACCACGTCACCGCTTTCCCGAAGACCAGCAGTATCAATCAGGCGAATGGGCCAGCGCCCCGCGTCGATCACTCCTTCGAGTGCGTCACGAGTTGTTCCCGGAATTTCCGTGACGATAGCCCGGTTTTCTCCGAGAAGTGTGTTGAACAGAGAGGACTTGCCTGCGTTTGGCTCTCCGGCAATTACAGTGATCGCTCCCTCCCTCACGATCTGGCCAACCGGGATGGTTGCGAGAAGGATATCAAGAGACTCCAGCACACGATTCGCTGACTGGAGCACTCGATCCCTCGAGACCGGACCATCATCCTCCTCGGGAAAATCTATGTCGTATGCAAGGAGGGACTCCAGAGAAAGTACACTCTCGCGAATCGAAGCGATTCGCGACGATAAGCCCCCCTCGAGCTGCCCGAGTGCAACCTGCTGCATGGCGTGAGACTCGGCATCGATGAGATCACCAATTGCTTCCGCCTGAACGATGTCGAGTTTGCCGTTGAGCACCGCTCGGCGCGTGAACTCCCCTGGAAGCGCTTCTCTCGCACCAGAGCCAATCAACGCAGCAATCACGGACGCAGGCACAGTGTGGCCGCCATGCGTCGAGATCTCCACAACGTCTTCGCCGGTGAATGAGTACGGCCTTACATAGACCGTCACTATCGCCTGATCCAGGATCCACCCGCTGTCATGGACCGTGCATAGCGAAGCTTCCCGGGAGTCGGCCGGCCAAGGATCGATATGCTTCGCCGCAATACCGAATGCGTCTTCACCACTCAGCCGCACAACTGCTATCGCACTTCTCCCGGGAGCTGTGCCGAGCGCCACAATAGTGTCGCAGCCTCCGGCAATGCTCTGCCCTAAACCGGGACTCGAGGTCACTACTCGTCCGACGGTAGGTCGAAGCTCATCCCGGGCTCGAGAATCTGCACCATCTCGCTTCTCGGATGTCCCGGCAGCAGTGCCCTGAGGCGATAAATCGCATCATGAGCTTTCGATGTCACGTGATCGAAAGTGCCCCAGTGGTACGGGATGAGATACCTGGCATCCAGCCGATCAAACAGGGTGAGTGCGTCACCGCTGGTTAGATGGCCTTTTCGAAACCCGGGCTTCCACCATGGAGCATGGCCAATAGGCAGCAGCGCCATATCCAGCCGACGCCCGACAATTGTCACGTTATTCTCAACGAGATGCGTACTTTCCGGAGTCAATCCAGTATCACCCGCAAAGAAACAGGAAAGCTTATTAGTATCAAATAGATACATATTGGCGGCACTCCGCCACCGATCGACGGCGTACCGATTACCCCGATGCGTTGCCGAGCCGGCGTGGATTTCGACTCTGCCGCATTGAACAGCCTCTCCGGGAGCGATTTGCTGAGCCATGCCATAGCCTCGCCGCCTTAGCCATCTGGCGATCGCCGGGGGCGCATAAATCGGAATTTCCTGAGGCAGGGCATCGAGAGATTTGAACGACAGATGATCCGCGTGCGCATGCGTAATGATTATCGCGTCAATACGCGGCAGGGACTTGATCGCCACTCCCGGTGCACTGACCCTTGGCAGAAACTTGCCAAGAGCTAGATCAAAGTTCGGGTCGGTCAGGAAGATTCGGTCAGCCAGCTCAATTAGTAGCGTTGCGTGACCAATATAGGTGATCCGCATCTTCCCTTCGCTCGCCTACGTCAGACGCTTGCGTCGGGCGCGCTCTCTCGCCAGAAGCCACTGCTGTGGAAGGGCGGCAAGATTCTGTGCCGTGTAGTAGAGGTTCAGCCCGGAAGCCATGTTTGCGAGGACAAAGGTCATCATTACCGGGAACATGTAACTCATCATCTTGGCCTGCGGATTCGGCGGAGCATTACGCAGGCCGATCCAGGAGAGTACGTACATCGAGGCGCCCATCAGAACCGGAAGGATGTAGTAGGGATCCTTCATCGAGATATCGTGAAGCCACATGAAGGGAACGCCTCTGAACTCGATGGTGCCCTGAAACACAAAGAACAGCGCGAAGAGTACGGGCATTGGAATGAGAGCCGGCAGGCATCCGGTGAGCGCGGTGAACGGACTGGCGCCATGCTCCTTGTACACTTTCATGATCTCTTCTCGTTGCCTCTCTGGCTTGTCCTTGTACTTCTTCTGCACCTCTGCCAGCTGCGGCTGAATGTCCTGCATTTTCATGCTCGAGCGCATCGCGCTCTGGTTCAGCGGCCAGAGAATTATCCGGATCAGGACACCGAAGATCACCAGCACCCAGCCATAGCTCAGCTGCAGTACTTCATGCATCCACAGGAGAAGGCGAACACAGAGCGTTGCAATAGGCTGCACCATACCCTGCAGAAAACGCCATCCAAACGGGTTTACATGGTCGAAGTCTCGACCTACTGCAACGAGCTCATTCTGTTGCTGCGGACCTGCATAAAGGTCCATCGTGAATTTTCCGTCTTTGATCGCCTTTACAATCGTGGCGGAGGCGGTTGTCGCGAGCTTGGATGTCCGTGGACCGCCCTTCAAGCTCACCTCATCGAACGTATTACCCGGTGGGTTTAACACCCCCAGCACAAAGTACTTGTTCTTTACGGCAGCCCATGTCAGCGGCCCGGCCGCGAGTTCTTGCTCACCCGGATCAAGGCTTCCAAACTGCACAAGCCGGGCATTGTCCCGCTGCGGCTTGAACGAATACGCCAGGCTATTCAAGTCAGCGGTGGTGTCCGATTCCGTAGGCCTGACGGTCGATGGAAGATGCGTCAGAAGATAGACATTCTCTGCTGGCCCATCGATTCGACCATTGATGCTGACCATATAGCGATCAGGAACAAAGCCGTATCTGATTGTCACATTGAAGTTGTCGACTGTTGCGCTATAGATAAGCGCACCGCCACTTGCTAGATCCCCCTCACGTGTGACTCGAAATGGAACCCGATCAAGTGATGTCGTGTCGCCTCGATGCACTAGCCCATACTTCAACAAAGGCTCGCCAGGGGTTCGCAACTCAACGATCCCACCTGAAGACGTAAGGTTCTTATAGTCCTTCAGGCGGATTGAAGTGGGAGCTGCTCCGATGCTGCTGAACTGATAAATCGAGCGCCTGGTCTCGATTGTCGTGATTTCCGGCCGGATATCCATTAAACCAACAGAATCGGTCGCAGCCGGACGGGGCTGCTCACTCGCAGAGGGTAGACTATCCTGGACCCGAGCTCTCGGAGGGACTACAGAACTAACGGTATCACGCTTGACGTCGACGGGCGGTGCCGGAGGCGCAACAGGAAAAAGAAACTGAGTTATGGCAACAACAGCTGCAGCCAGCAGTAGGGCCAGAAAGTATCGTTTTTCCATTAGGGGACCGGGTCATATCCACCCGCTCGAAACGGGTGACACCGCGCAATTCGGCGGATTGCCAGCCAGCTTCCACTCACGGGTCCATGGCGCTCGATAGCTTCAATCGCATACGCTGAGCACGTCGGATAATAGCGACATGCTGCAGGCAATAACGGTGAGATCCAAAGCTGATAGCCTCGAATCATCAGAATAAGAGGGTTTCGCATCAAGTTGCCGGAAATTCAGCCATCAGCCGTACTTGGATTCGCTCAACCTCGCGAGCAAGCTCTTTGAAATCCGCTGTATAGGCACTCGGCAGCGCACGGACTATGATATCCAAGCCGGGAAACCTGGGAATGAGCCAGACCCGGACCAGTTCCCGAAGACGTCTCCGAAGCTGGTTCCGTTCTACCACTGTGTGACCATACTTCGCTACCACTATGGCAACCCGACAATAAGAGAGCAGGGAGACGACCACACTGGCCTCGATACGGCCAGTTTTTAGCCTTTTCCCTGCTCGTTTGATTTTTTCCAACTCGCTCTCACGCGTAAGTCTATGCCGACGCGAATACGAGCTCTTCTTAGGCGCCGGCGTATTTACTCGGCAGGCGTACCGCTAACTGCTTACGGCCTTTTTTACGTCGCCGGTTGAGCACCGCCCTACCCCATCGGGTTGACATTCGCTCACGAAAACCATGAGTCCTGATACGACGTTTGTTACGCGGACAATAGGTTGGCTTGCCCATTAAGATCACCAAGAAAGCTAAATCGACAGATTTCGTAAATAGCTGATAAAACTATCTCACTACACGACATACCTCAACCCATGTAAACCAATTCACCGAAATGCAGATTGACTTTTCCACATGGTTTGGCTACGGTTGCCGTCCCCTATGTCACTGACAGCTTCAGAAGTCTGGAAACGCCTACTCGACCGAGCTCGGATCGATATTCCCGAGCAAACTTTCAGGACATGGCTTGAGCCAACTGAAGCTCTAAGCCTGGACGGAGATGTAATTTCGGTTGGTGTTCCCGATCAGTTTGCTGCTGACTGGAACGAGTCCAAACATGCTGAATTGTTTTCCACATACGGTCCGATCGCCCTTGGGTACCCTATCAGAGTCATTTTCAAAGTCAACGAAGAGCGAAAAAAGAGGTCACAAATGGATTTCTTTGTAGCTCCTCCTGTTTTCTCTTTCGCAACAGGACGAGGCCACTTAAGCGCCAACCAGGCGCCACTTAGTTCCCGTTATACTTTCGACCACTTTGTCATCGGCAAATCCAACGAACTTGCCGCTGCTGCTGCACACGCTGTCTCCCAAGCACCAGGAAAGGTCTACAATCCCCTCTTTATCTATGGTGACACCGGGATAGGTAAAACTCATCTAATGCAGGCTATTGCACACGATATCATCTCAAGAAATCCACAAATGAGAATCAGCTTCGTTGGTACCGAGCAGTTTACTAACGAGTTGATTGGATCGATTCAGAACCATACCACATCGAGTTTTCGCCGACAGTACCGTGAGACCGACCTATTACTCATTGATGATGTGCATTTCCTCCGCGGAAAGGAGGCAACCCAGCAGGAATTCTTCCACACATTCAACGCATTGTACGAAGCGGGCCGTCAGATTGTTCTAACAAGCGATCGTCCACCTTCAGACATTCCAGGACTTGAAGCACGTCTAATCAGTCGCTTCCAATGGGGAATGGTTGCAGACATTCAGCTCCCCGATTTTGAGCACCGAATTGCAATCCTCAGACAGAAGGCACAACTCGACCACTTAGAACACACAATCCCGGAAGACGTAATCCGCTTCATCGCAGAGAACGTAAAATCCAGTGTCCGTGAACTCGAAGGATCCATTATCAAACTCCTCGCGTTTGCATCACTTAAGCATAAAGAGATCTCAATTGATCTTGCGCACGAAGCTCTGCGCGACAAGCTACGCCCTATAAATGGACAGCCAAGCCATCCAGCCTCCTCAACTCTAACGATCAATACAATCCAGCAAATAGTTGCCCAAGAGTGGGGAGTTACTGCAGAAGGTCTCCGATCAAAGACTCGCACAAAAGCTCTAACAATTCCCCGTCACATTGCAATGTTCCTAACACGTGATCTACTTGGAACTCAGCTTGTCGAAATCGGTAACGCTTTCGGCGGTCGTGATCACTCAACGGTTATCCACAGCATAGAGAAAACAGCAGAAATCCTGGATACAAATCCTTCGTACAGAAGCCGCATCCACAAAATTCGGCTTCAGCTTGAAGCACTACGATCCTAGTCCACAAAGGTCCACCAAGAACTAACATCAGAACTCATAGCACAACTCACTCATATCAAATACCTTCCGCCAGATACCACATGTCTCAACAAACCTACTACTACTACTAATCTCTTATATCAAAAGACAGCATTCGGCAGTTACCACGGGAAACAAACCCACCTAAGAACAGGATCCTGACGGCATGCGGCTCACGATATCTCGGGAAAAACTTCAAGAAGGCTTGGCAGCTGTCACGGCAAGTATTCCTGCAAAGACAACGTTACCCGTCTTGGCAAATATTCTGTTGGAGACAACGGATAGAGGCATTCGGCTCTCGGGGACGGACCTAGATATTGCTGTTACAACAGAGGTAAGTGCAGATGTTGAAGCACCAGGAGCTGTAACAATTCCAGCGAAGAAGCTCTCTGAGATTGCGCGAGAGCTACCCCCTTCTCCAGTGAAAATGGCAGCTGTTGGGGAACAGCGGATTACACTTGAGTGTGGTCGGTCGCGGTTTAAGTTGCTGGGTTTACCACGGGACGAGTTTCCTACCTTTCCGAAGGTGAAGTTTTCCGATAGCTGGCGTGTTCGTTCAGGTGATCTTCAAAAGTTGATTTCTCATACTTCGTTTGCGGTTTCGACAGAAGAGAGTCGACCGATTTTAAATGGTGTTCTTTGGGAGCTTAAGAGTGAGAAGATGGCGATGGTGGCAACGAACGGGCATCGTTTGGCGAGGATGGAGATTCAGACGGAGATGTCGTCAGCGCCTTCACACGATTTAATTATTCCACCGAAGGCACTGGAGCAGGTAAGGCGGTTATTCCCGGCTGAAGAAGAGCTTGAGATAGCTCGTGGTGAAAATCATCTTGGCTTCAGGTCACCATTTACTTCGGTGTTTACACGGTTGATTGAAGGTCCATACCCGAACTATGAGTTAGTTATCCCGCGAGATAATAATCGAAGTGCGGTTATTGATAAGATGGCTTTA contains:
- the yidD gene encoding membrane protein insertion efficiency factor YidD, translated to MRNPLILMIRGYQLWISPLLPAACRYYPTCSAYAIEAIERHGPVSGSWLAIRRIARCHPFRAGGYDPVP
- the dnaN gene encoding DNA polymerase III subunit beta, with protein sequence MRLTISREKLQEGLAAVTASIPAKTTLPVLANILLETTDRGIRLSGTDLDIAVTTEVSADVEAPGAVTIPAKKLSEIARELPPSPVKMAAVGEQRITLECGRSRFKLLGLPRDEFPTFPKVKFSDSWRVRSGDLQKLISHTSFAVSTEESRPILNGVLWELKSEKMAMVATNGHRLARMEIQTEMSSAPSHDLIIPPKALEQVRRLFPAEEELEIARGENHLGFRSPFTSVFTRLIEGPYPNYELVIPRDNNRSAVIDKMALVSALKRMSVVASDQTHRIRLSFNSGMLKFSVQTPDLGEAQDELPIRYVGDQLDIGFNASYLLEILRYIPTDEVKLTFKAPERAATLEPEGWSDSATYLCLVMPLRLVD
- the mnmE gene encoding tRNA uridine-5-carboxymethylaminomethyl(34) synthesis GTPase MnmE — protein: MTSSPGLGQSIAGGCDTIVALGTAPGRSAIAVVRLSGEDAFGIAAKHIDPWPADSREASLCTVHDSGWILDQAIVTVYVRPYSFTGEDVVEISTHGGHTVPASVIAALIGSGAREALPGEFTRRAVLNGKLDIVQAEAIGDLIDAESHAMQQVALGQLEGGLSSRIASIRESVLSLESLLAYDIDFPEEDDGPVSRDRVLQSANRVLESLDILLATIPVGQIVREGAITVIAGEPNAGKSSLFNTLLGENRAIVTEIPGTTRDALEGVIDAGRWPIRLIDTAGLRESGDVVELLGIEMSERYVARAHILLACGESKDSMKRVGLILSRISSAPVISVLTKSDLCVNEMLERSDAEQPRYISVSAVTGEGLDRLQNEIDVVLTETYGELTPELPVLVRARHVQGINVARAEIAEFKSVWTAESLPAPVAAVHLRTAAIALETLIGAVSTEDVLERVFSAFCVGK
- a CDS encoding MBL fold metallo-hydrolase, yielding MRITYIGHATLLIELADRIFLTDPNFDLALGKFLPRVSAPGVAIKSLPRIDAIIITHAHADHLSFKSLDALPQEIPIYAPPAIARWLRRRGYGMAQQIAPGEAVQCGRVEIHAGSATHRGNRYAVDRWRSAANMYLFDTNKLSCFFAGDTGLTPESTHLVENNVTIVGRRLDMALLPIGHAPWWKPGFRKGHLTSGDALTLFDRLDARYLIPYHWGTFDHVTSKAHDAIYRLRALLPGHPRSEMVQILEPGMSFDLPSDE
- the rpmH gene encoding 50S ribosomal protein L34, whose translation is MGKPTYCPRNKRRIRTHGFRERMSTRWGRAVLNRRRKKGRKQLAVRLPSKYAGA
- the dnaA gene encoding chromosomal replication initiator protein DnaA translates to MSLTASEVWKRLLDRARIDIPEQTFRTWLEPTEALSLDGDVISVGVPDQFAADWNESKHAELFSTYGPIALGYPIRVIFKVNEERKKRSQMDFFVAPPVFSFATGRGHLSANQAPLSSRYTFDHFVIGKSNELAAAAAHAVSQAPGKVYNPLFIYGDTGIGKTHLMQAIAHDIISRNPQMRISFVGTEQFTNELIGSIQNHTTSSFRRQYRETDLLLIDDVHFLRGKEATQQEFFHTFNALYEAGRQIVLTSDRPPSDIPGLEARLISRFQWGMVADIQLPDFEHRIAILRQKAQLDHLEHTIPEDVIRFIAENVKSSVRELEGSIIKLLAFASLKHKEISIDLAHEALRDKLRPINGQPSHPASSTLTINTIQQIVAQEWGVTAEGLRSKTRTKALTIPRHIAMFLTRDLLGTQLVEIGNAFGGRDHSTVIHSIEKTAEILDTNPSYRSRIHKIRLQLEALRS
- a CDS encoding DUF2225 domain-containing protein, which produces MTTLRQIELCCPICRHSFHSQAVVSTNAFGGKRTDFHECASGTQPLAYLIHMCDECGYSGGERDFSGATEVSPLVKEHVLNELAPHAPSSTSGSVKYEAAAKVAKWQGGEARQIADILLRAAWCCVDEDDIETERYFRRLAAWSFEEALGSYDGVAVEERAILTYLVGELWRRVGDLGQARDWFDRVPEEVTDPESQHWILAAADQQRTDPQEWFG
- the yidC gene encoding membrane protein insertase YidC — translated: MEKRYFLALLLAAAVVAITQFLFPVAPPAPPVDVKRDTVSSVVPPRARVQDSLPSASEQPRPAATDSVGLMDIRPEITTIETRRSIYQFSSIGAAPTSIRLKDYKNLTSSGGIVELRTPGEPLLKYGLVHRGDTTSLDRVPFRVTREGDLASGGALIYSATVDNFNVTIRYGFVPDRYMVSINGRIDGPAENVYLLTHLPSTVRPTESDTTADLNSLAYSFKPQRDNARLVQFGSLDPGEQELAAGPLTWAAVKNKYFVLGVLNPPGNTFDEVSLKGGPRTSKLATTASATIVKAIKDGKFTMDLYAGPQQQNELVAVGRDFDHVNPFGWRFLQGMVQPIATLCVRLLLWMHEVLQLSYGWVLVIFGVLIRIILWPLNQSAMRSSMKMQDIQPQLAEVQKKYKDKPERQREEIMKVYKEHGASPFTALTGCLPALIPMPVLFALFFVFQGTIEFRGVPFMWLHDISMKDPYYILPVLMGASMYVLSWIGLRNAPPNPQAKMMSYMFPVMMTFVLANMASGLNLYYTAQNLAALPQQWLLARERARRKRLT